The following nucleotide sequence is from Neokomagataea tanensis.
GTATTACCGTGGTAGCTCTGCCTCCGCGCAATCACATGCCGTCTTTGAGGTTCACCACGCTCGACGTGGTATTGCCGAGCCAGTTTAATTGCTGATTCAACAGCCTCGGAACCACCCGAAACCAGATAAACTTTCTCGAGCCCCTCAGGCGCGTGGGCGATCAAAAGTGAAGCTAATTCCTCAGCCGGTAAGGACGTGAAAAACCGCGTATGTGCATACGCCAAGCTATCTAATTGCTCTTTAATGGCTTCAACGACATGCGGGTTGGAATGACCCAGACATGAGACTGCGGCCCCGCCCGACCCGTCAAAATAACACTTGCCGCTTTGATCAATAATAAAACACCCATCCCCGGAAACAGCGACGGGACGTGAACCATGACATGAACGCGGAAAAATATGGGACACAGAGCACACTTTCGAAAATATTCTCCGGACCGAGTTTCCGCCCTCGTTGCTAAAAGACGGAAACTCAATTCAGAATAAAATTTCGAAAACCATTCTCGATTAATACCGCTTACGCAACATCTTTATGCCGCGCAGAGTTATAAAAAGAGCCTCTATTCTTGGGATTTTGGCAAAACAAACAAAGAGGGAGCTAGTGCCAGGCCGGTCTTCACATCGGACAAGGCAATTTTTGTAACGCGCCCCTGCGCATCGACAACCGTCCAACCCTGCAAAGCCAGAGGCTGCTCACTGAAATGTAACGTCAGGGTCCCCTCACCCGGATTGTCACTTCGCACAAGACCAACATTCAACGCTCCCTGCTCATGGCTGAACGTCGTAACCGTAACATCGCCAGAAAGCTTCGGGTTAGGCCGCAGTAAGAGGCCAAGAGGCGTGCGGTCCAGCGGTATGGTCGTGACCTGATCAATGCTCCGGTCTTGGAAAACCACCCTTCCGTCATTTGCAACGAGCAGAAGCGGGCTAGGTGCATCATAGTCAAAACGCATTTTGCCCGGCTGCCCCGTCACCCGCGCGAGTGATGCCGTGCCGTGCGTTACGCCACCGTCAGGCGCTGTTTGGGCAAAGCGCGCCTGAAGCGTGCTGATACCAC
It contains:
- a CDS encoding LolA family protein encodes the protein MMFSRFIRVLGFSVAAACVVLSVTPVEAQTRAAVLKPVDQGWLERIQDTLGGISTLQARFAQTAPDGGVTHGTASLARVTGQPGKMRFDYDAPSPLLLVANDGRVVFQDRSIDQVTTIPLDRTPLGLLLRPNPKLSGDVTVTTFSHEQGALNVGLVRSDNPGEGTLTLHFSEQPLALQGWTVVDAQGRVTKIALSDVKTGLALAPSLFVLPKSQE